The following DNA comes from Noviherbaspirillum sp. L7-7A.
TGCGGGCAATTCCCGTGCTGCTGAAGAATGCCGATGCCCAGGGCCTGGCGCGCGACGTGCTGCGCGACCTGCGCGAATACGGCGGCTCGCGGGTGCTGGTCGAACGCCGCAATGAGTTGCTGGGCACGCTGGCCTGCCACACGGCGGTACGCGCCAACCGTGCGCTGACGGTGCCGGAAATGAATGCGCTGCTGCGCCAGATGGAAGCCACCGAACGCGCCGACCAGTGCAACCACGGCCGGCCGACCTGGGTGCAGCTTGGCCTGTCCGAGCTCGACCGCCTGTTCCTGCGCGGTCAATAGCATGGAGGCACCGACAAGCCAGGCGCTGCCGCTGGCAGTGGCCATCATGGGCCCGACGGCTTCCGGCAAGACCGGCGCGGCACTGGAGATTGCGCGCCGGCGGCCCTGCGAAATCATTTCGGTGGACTCGGCGCTGGTCTATCGCGGCATGGATATCGGCACCGCCAAGCCCACGGCCGAGGAACTGGCGGCCGCGCCGCACCACCTGATCGACATCATCGACCCGGCCCAGAGCTATTCGGTGATGCAGTTTCGCGATGACGCGCTGCGCCTGGTGCGGGAAATCCAGGGCCGCGGCGCGCTGCCGCTCCTGGTCGGCGGCACCATGCTCTATTTCAAGGCGCTGCGCGACGGCCTGGACGACCTGCCGCGCGCCGATCCGGCGCTGCGCGCCGAACTCGACCGCGACGCCGCCGAACTCGGCATGCCGGCGCTGCATGCGCGCCTGGCCGCACTCGATGCGCCGACCGCGGCGCGCTTGAAGCCCAATGACAGCCAGCGCATCCAGCGCGCGCTGGAAGTCATCCGCCTGACCGGCCAGCCGATGTCGGCCCTGCTGGCCAAGGCGCCGCCCGCCACCCTGCCCTTTCGCCTGCTGCCCATTGCGCTGGAACCTTCCGACCGCGCCCAGCTGCATGCCCGCATCGCCACGCGTTTCGACGCAATGCTGTCAGCGCCGGATGGCGGCCTGCTGGAAGAAGTACGCCGCCTGCGCGCGCGGGGCGACCTGCATCCCGATCTGCCGTCCATGCGCTGCGTCGGCTACCGCCAGGCCTGGGAATACCTGGACGGCGAGATCGACCAGGCAGGGCTGCGCGACAAGGGCTTCGCCGCCACCCGCCAGCTGGCCAAGAGGCAGCTCACCTGGCTGCGTTCCATGCCTGACCGCATCGTGGTGGATTGCCTGCATCCGTCGCCGTCGGAGCGCATCCTGCAACAGATCGACATGGCGCAGGCCGGATGATTTTGCATCCCTGGTGCAACTTATGGCTTGACAGTTCCGGCCAAACCGGTCAGAATCTCGTGCTCGTTTGGTGATATAGCTCAGTTGGTTAGAGCACAGCACTCATAATGCTGGGGTCGGTGGTTCAAATCCACCTATCACCACCAGAAATACCAAAGCCGCTGACTCGCAAGGATCAGCGGCTTTTCTGTCTTTGATAAAGTGAAAAGACGGATCTGACGGGCGCACCTGGTTCTGGCACTCATTCAAAACTCCAGATGCACCCTCGCCGAAGCCACCGACACCGGTCCCCTGTCGCGGTTATACCCCGGGTTGCCAATGCGCTGGTAGTCCAGGCTGAGCCAGGCGCTTCTGGCCAGGCGCAGGCTGTAATAGAGTTCGCCGATGCGCTCGCGGCCGTAGTTCAGGGCGCCGTCACCCAGGAAGGCGCCGAGGCCGCCGGCGGCCAGGTAGCGCTGGTGGGCTGAACTCAGGCCATTGACCGCGACGGCCATGCCCAGCGTGTCCTCCGGCCTCGACCATGCGCGTCCCTTGACCGCTATGCCGGTCGACACCGATTGGTCGATCTCGGTGAAGGCATAGGTTTCGGTGCGGCCGTCATGGCGGCTTGCCCGGCCGAAGATGCCAACGTCGTCCCGCACCTCCTGCTCGAACGCGAATGCCACGCCGCGCTTGGACTGCTCGCGCCGCACGTCGGCCAGGTCGGGGATGGCGCCGGCGGCGCTGGCGAGTGCATCGTCGAATGCACCCATGCGGGCATGATTGCGAAACAGCAGCAAGCGGGTTTGCCCGGGCCGGCCGGCGAGCTGATGCGCATGCTCGACCTCGATCTGGTCGCCATGGTGGCGACCGATGCGCCTGTCCAGCCGCAGCCCGTTGGACTGGGCCGGCTGCATGAACCTGCCGACACGGATTGCCCAGTCGCCCCGGTAATACTCCAGCGCCGCGCCCCAGGAATAGCCACGCGCATCGGCGGCGAAATCGAAGGCGCCGTGAGTGAGGAATGTCCAGTTCATGAACTGGGTGCGGGCGTCGTGCGCGTAGCTGCTGGGATCGAACACGTCGGTGACTGCCAGGTTGCCGGCAGTGAGCACCAGACGCTCCTGCCTGGTCGTCATGGCGAACTGGTTCATCTCGCCTTCCACCGGCAGCTCTGCCCCGCCCAAGGCCCAGGTCTTGCGCAGGAAGAGGCGCGACCGGTAGAAGGTCGGGTTCGGGCCGCTGACCTTCTGCTGCTCGCCATTGGGAAAGCCGCCGAGGCCATGCAGGCCTGAAAAAGGCACGCCCTGTACCACTTCCGGGTTGAACCATATCTCCAGGTCGGATGCCGGACGCCAGCCGAGATAGGCAGTGCTGCTGAAGGTATAGGCCTTTTCCCTGTTGGGCAGAAGACTGTTCTGGCCGCTGTAAGCCGCATCGAACGACGGTTTTTGCTGCCAGATATACGTTGCCTGGAACCGGGCGTCCCAGCGCTTTTCCCGCTCCGCGTCCTGTGCCTGGACAGCGCAGACGCTCAGGCTCAATGCCAGGCCGGCCGCAACCCTGATCATTTGCCCTGCATCTTTCGCAGTCGGCTGAGCATCATGTTCTCCATACGATATTTCCCGATTCACGTCTGCATTGCCAGTGCCTCATCGCCCAACCGATATGCCGGGGATTTGTTCTCCCGATTTCTCCGGCGGCAGGCTGGCGCCGGTCATTGCGTTGCTGGTACCCGTGCATCCGCGGCGGCCTGGCCGCCAGTATCGGCGCCCGCCCTTCCCCTGGGCTTGCGGAACGCATACCACGGCAGTGCCTTCCTGAGCGCTGCCACCTCCCCGCTGGACTGCGCATTGTATCCCGGCATGTTGCCGATCGCTTCCAGCCACTGCTGCTGCCGCAACAGTTCGCGCAGGCGGATCACGGCCGGCGTGTCCAGCGTCTCCTTCAGGCAGGCGAAGTAGTACTGCTCGCGGCCGAGCGGGATGAAATCCAGCCCGAACTGGGCGGCGGCGGCCTCGATGCCGATGCCGACATCGGCCGCGCCGCTGGCAACGGCGGCAGCGACGGCCAGATGGGTGGTCTCGGTATTGTCGTAGCCCATGACCGAGCCGCTGTCTATGCCTTCACGCGCCAGCATCTGGTCGATTTCGAGCCGGGTGCCTGATCCGGGCTGGCGGTTGATGAAGCGCACGCCGGCGCGCTTGAGGTCGGCCAGCCCGGCAATGCGCATGGGGTTGCCGGCGGCCACCATCATGCCCTGCTGGCGGGTCAGGAAATTGATCAGCTTGTGCCTGCCGGGCTTGAGCAGCTTCTTGAAGGCCTTCTGGGTCAGGCTGCCGGGCGCGCGGTCTTCGCTGACATGAAAGCCGGCCAGCAGGCATTCGCCGCACGACATCGCCTCGATCGATTCCATGCTCGGGCAGAAGTGCAGGTTCAGGTGCAGCCTGGCTTCGCGCTCGGTGTACTGCTTCAGCCGCGACAAAGCCAGGTCATGGCTGGCATGCAGCGACAGCACATGCACCTCCGGATCGAAAGCCAGCGCGAATTCCCGTTCCATGCCGGCGCGCAGGTTTTCCAGTTCCGGCAGCGCGCGCGCCTTGGCGCGCTGTTCGGCAAACAGCAGCTTTTCGCCAAAGCCGGACAGGCGCGCCCCCCTGCCCTGGTTCCATACCACCAGATCCGAACCGAGCTGGCTTTCCCATTTCCGCAGGGCGCCCCAGACATGCCGGTAGGACAGGCCAAGCCGCTGTGCGGCCTGCGCCACCGAGCCGGTCTGGTGAATCGCGGCCAGCATGTCGAACAGCGGATTATCGAGCTGGGCCTGGGTACCGGTTTCCTGCACCAGGGTATAGGCCATTTTTATGCGCAACATAGGAAAGCCCGTTCATATTGAGCGGTTAATTTTCGATGCGTAACATAGCACGGTGCCCAAATACGGCGAACACTTCAGGGGAAAAACGTGCTGAACATGAAACGACGCGTGCTGGTTTTTGCGGTGGCGGCAACGGTAGCGGCGCTGCCGGCAATGGGCCAGGAAGTGATCCGGCTCTCCACCACCACCAGCACCGAGAATTCCGGCCTGCTGCAATACCTGCTCCCGGCCTTCGAAACCAGGACCGGCAAGCGGGTGCATGTGATCTCGGTTGGCACCGGCAAGGCGCTGGAGATGGCCAAAAACGGCGATGTCGATGTGACGCTGGTCCATGCCCGCCCATCCGAAGACAAGTTCGTCGCCGAAGGCCATGGCGTGAACCGCCGCGACGTGATGTACAACGACTTCATCCTGGTTGGTCCGCCAGCCGACCCGGCCGGCATCAGGGGCAGCAGGGAGGTGCTCAAGGCGATGAGGAAAATCGCCGGCAGCAAGGTAAAGTTCATTTCCCGCGGCGATAACTCCGGCACCGACCAGATGGAGAAAACCTACTGGCAGGAAGCCGGCGCCAGGCCCGAAGGCAGCGCCTATGTTTCAGCCGGGCTGGGCATGGGCGAGGTGCTGACCATGGCGGCGGAGATGCAGGCCTATACCCTGACCGACCGCGCCACCTATGGCGCCTACAAGGCCAAGACCGGCCTGGCCATCGAAGTCGAAGGCGACCCGAAGATGTTCAACCCGTACGGCATCATAGCGGTCAATCCGGCGCGCCATCCTGCGGTGAACTACAAGGGCGCAACGCAGCTGATCGAATGGATCACTTCCGCCGAAGGACAGGCCAGGATCGCCAGCTTCAAGGTGGATGGCCAGCAGCTGTTCTTCCCTTCGGCAAAGAACTGAGGCTTGGACAATACTGCCGGGCCAGGCTATCCACACCGGGCGGCACATGATCTTCCTGCATTATTGACCAGACAACCTTGCAGAGTTTGTGCGAAATTTTGTGCAAAGCGCGCACACAATTTCCCAAAAGAAAAATCATTTGCCATTCGCAACCGGAAGTAGTTACCATGCATCACCCTGTTGTTGACATGGGATTCCGGTTGACTTCTGGCTGCCAAATCAGCTTGCATTCCGTGCAACGGGGACAGGCAAATCCATGCATGCGCCGCATTTCCCGATTCGCAGCAACGGCGGCAACACCGCATCACTAGAAAAGGCAGTGGAAATCGTGTCAGTCCTGAAGAGAAACAATGTGAGCATCATCGGCAACGGACCAAAAACCATGGTCTTCGCCCATGGCTACGGATGCGACCAGAATGTGTGGCGCTTCATCACGCCGGCCTTTTCATCGCAATACCGTATCGTGCTGTTCGACCATGTTGGCGCCGGCAATTCCGACCTGGCGCAGCACAATGCCCAGCGATATGGCTCGCTGCAAGGCTACGCGGAAGACCTGCTCGACATCCTTGACGAACTCGACATCAGGCAGACGATCTATGTCGGGCATTCGGTGAGTGCAATGATCGGCATCCTGGCAGCGATCCGCGCTCCGGAACGATTCGACCGCCTGGTGCTGGTCGGCCCCTCCCCCTGCTACATCAACGACGGCGACTATATTGGCGGCTTCACGCGGGCGGACATCGATGAACTGCTGGAGGTGCTCAGCGCAAATTACCTCGGCTGGTCATCCAGCATGGCGCCGGTGATCATGAACCAGCCCGACCAGCCGGAACTGGCGGACGAGCTCTACAACAGCTTCTGCCGCACCAACCCGGAAATCGCCAGGCAGTTCGCACGTGTCACCTTCCTCGGCGATAACCGGGCCGATCTGCCGCGCCTGACCCGGCCTTCGCTGATACTGCAATGTTCCGACGATGCGATCGCGCCAGTCGTGGTGGGCGATTACATGCACCGCCAGATGCCGAACAGCACCCTGGTCAGGATGCAGGCGGTGGGCCACTGCCCGCATATGTCCGCGCCACAAGAAACCATCGCCGCGATTCGCGCCTTCGTATGACATCCGGCGACGAACCTTCTCAGGCAGGCCACTGCCAGCTCCATTCCACCCTGCTGGAAGAAAGCGTCGAAGAAATCTACGAGCATGCTTCATGCGGCTACCTCTCGACGGGGCCGGATGGCAGGATCATCAAGGTCAACCAGACCTTCCTCGACAGCACCGGCTATGCCCGCAGCGAAATCCTGGGCAAGAAGCGCTTCGAGGACTTCCTGACGCCGGCCGCGCGCATCTTTTTCCAGAGCCAGTCCTGGCCCCTGCTGCATCTGCAGGGCCGCATCGACGAAGTGGCTTACCAAATCATTACCCGCAGTGGCGAGCGGCTGCCGACCCTGGTCAATATCCGGCAAAAGAATGACGAGCAGGGGCGCGCGCTGGTGCGCCGCATCACCGTATTCAACGCCGCCGACCGCTGGCGCTACGAGCAGGAACTGCTCAAGGCGCGCCAGGCCTCCGAGCAGTCCAGCCGGCAGCTCGAGGCGCTGAACCAGCAGCTGATGGACTCCAACGCCGCGCTGCATGCACAGCAGGAGCGGCTGCGGGTCATCCTCAATTCGGTTGCCGACGGCGTGATCGCCACCGACGTGGCTGGCCATGTCACCTATCTGAATCCGGTGGCCGAAGCCATTACCGGCAAACGCCGCAGGGAGGTCAAGGGCAGGCTGCTGGCCGAGGTGCTGCCCATAGGCGAGGCGCAGGCAGCGGCCCTGCTGGCCTCGGCCACCCGGCCGGCGCAAGGCCAGCCGGACCACAGCATGGCCAAGCTGTATCGCCCCGCCGGCGGAACCGCCCATGTGACGCTGTCGGCGCAGTCGATGCACGATGCCGCAGGCGAACTGGTGGGCGCCGTCATCGCGATCCGGGACGTCACGGAAGCCCAGGAAATGCAGGCCCGGCTGCACTTCCAGGCCACCCATGACGCGCTGACCGGCCTGACCAACCGCAGCGAGTTCGAGCGCAGGCTGGCGACGCTGCTGTCAGCGCCCGCCAAGGGCTGCGACATGCTGCTCTATCTGGACCTCGACCAGTTCAAGATCGTCAACGACACCTGCGGCCATGCCGCCGGCGACGAGCTGTTGCGCCAGGTGGC
Coding sequences within:
- the miaA gene encoding tRNA (adenosine(37)-N6)-dimethylallyltransferase MiaA, with amino-acid sequence MEAPTSQALPLAVAIMGPTASGKTGAALEIARRRPCEIISVDSALVYRGMDIGTAKPTAEELAAAPHHLIDIIDPAQSYSVMQFRDDALRLVREIQGRGALPLLVGGTMLYFKALRDGLDDLPRADPALRAELDRDAAELGMPALHARLAALDAPTAARLKPNDSQRIQRALEVIRLTGQPMSALLAKAPPATLPFRLLPIALEPSDRAQLHARIATRFDAMLSAPDGGLLEEVRRLRARGDLHPDLPSMRCVGYRQAWEYLDGEIDQAGLRDKGFAATRQLAKRQLTWLRSMPDRIVVDCLHPSPSERILQQIDMAQAG
- a CDS encoding carbohydrate porin, with translation MIRVAAGLALSLSVCAVQAQDAEREKRWDARFQATYIWQQKPSFDAAYSGQNSLLPNREKAYTFSSTAYLGWRPASDLEIWFNPEVVQGVPFSGLHGLGGFPNGEQQKVSGPNPTFYRSRLFLRKTWALGGAELPVEGEMNQFAMTTRQERLVLTAGNLAVTDVFDPSSYAHDARTQFMNWTFLTHGAFDFAADARGYSWGAALEYYRGDWAIRVGRFMQPAQSNGLRLDRRIGRHHGDQIEVEHAHQLAGRPGQTRLLLFRNHARMGAFDDALASAAGAIPDLADVRREQSKRGVAFAFEQEVRDDVGIFGRASRHDGRTETYAFTEIDQSVSTGIAVKGRAWSRPEDTLGMAVAVNGLSSAHQRYLAAGGLGAFLGDGALNYGRERIGELYYSLRLARSAWLSLDYQRIGNPGYNRDRGPVSVASARVHLEF
- a CDS encoding substrate-binding domain-containing protein; the encoded protein is MLRIKMAYTLVQETGTQAQLDNPLFDMLAAIHQTGSVAQAAQRLGLSYRHVWGALRKWESQLGSDLVVWNQGRGARLSGFGEKLLFAEQRAKARALPELENLRAGMEREFALAFDPEVHVLSLHASHDLALSRLKQYTEREARLHLNLHFCPSMESIEAMSCGECLLAGFHVSEDRAPGSLTQKAFKKLLKPGRHKLINFLTRQQGMMVAAGNPMRIAGLADLKRAGVRFINRQPGSGTRLEIDQMLAREGIDSGSVMGYDNTETTHLAVAAAVASGAADVGIGIEAAAAQFGLDFIPLGREQYYFACLKETLDTPAVIRLRELLRQQQWLEAIGNMPGYNAQSSGEVAALRKALPWYAFRKPRGRAGADTGGQAAADARVPATQ
- a CDS encoding substrate-binding domain-containing protein; this translates as MKRRVLVFAVAATVAALPAMGQEVIRLSTTTSTENSGLLQYLLPAFETRTGKRVHVISVGTGKALEMAKNGDVDVTLVHARPSEDKFVAEGHGVNRRDVMYNDFILVGPPADPAGIRGSREVLKAMRKIAGSKVKFISRGDNSGTDQMEKTYWQEAGARPEGSAYVSAGLGMGEVLTMAAEMQAYTLTDRATYGAYKAKTGLAIEVEGDPKMFNPYGIIAVNPARHPAVNYKGATQLIEWITSAEGQARIASFKVDGQQLFFPSAKN
- a CDS encoding alpha/beta hydrolase; this encodes MSVLKRNNVSIIGNGPKTMVFAHGYGCDQNVWRFITPAFSSQYRIVLFDHVGAGNSDLAQHNAQRYGSLQGYAEDLLDILDELDIRQTIYVGHSVSAMIGILAAIRAPERFDRLVLVGPSPCYINDGDYIGGFTRADIDELLEVLSANYLGWSSSMAPVIMNQPDQPELADELYNSFCRTNPEIARQFARVTFLGDNRADLPRLTRPSLILQCSDDAIAPVVVGDYMHRQMPNSTLVRMQAVGHCPHMSAPQETIAAIRAFV
- a CDS encoding bifunctional diguanylate cyclase/phosphodiesterase; the protein is MTSGDEPSQAGHCQLHSTLLEESVEEIYEHASCGYLSTGPDGRIIKVNQTFLDSTGYARSEILGKKRFEDFLTPAARIFFQSQSWPLLHLQGRIDEVAYQIITRSGERLPTLVNIRQKNDEQGRALVRRITVFNAADRWRYEQELLKARQASEQSSRQLEALNQQLMDSNAALHAQQERLRVILNSVADGVIATDVAGHVTYLNPVAEAITGKRRREVKGRLLAEVLPIGEAQAAALLASATRPAQGQPDHSMAKLYRPAGGTAHVTLSAQSMHDAAGELVGAVIAIRDVTEAQEMQARLHFQATHDALTGLTNRSEFERRLATLLSAPAKGCDMLLYLDLDQFKIVNDTCGHAAGDELLRQVATIMLGDLRDNDTLARLGGDEFGLILRRATPEQGLTVAQRLRETVSDFHFVWSDKVFPIGVSIGAVLLAPGRMSITDALRVADAACYIAKERGRNRVHLSSADDQAIRQREGEMNWVGRIHEALREQRFVLYTQRLQGLGPDNAADQHHEVLVRMLDRHGGLIAPAAFIPAAERYGLMPQIDRWIIGTVLAHAAANATTYAINLSGATVCDETFLAFVQQSFREHGADPGRICFEITETAAIANLRQATTLIRELKVMGCRFSLDDFGSGMSSFAYLKHLPVDYLKIDGGFVKDMLDDPVDRAMVESINHIGHVMKLRTVAEFVENDAVLNALREIGVDYAQGYGVQKPVPMGTGGWQAVA